In Delphinus delphis chromosome X, mDelDel1.2, whole genome shotgun sequence, the DNA window cagagaaaaatATAGTAAGTCAGGAAAAAGTTGGGAGTACAACCAAGATTTTCTACTTCCCAGTCCACTACTCTTCCCTCCAAGTGTTGAGAAGGGAGAGATTGTGTTCTAGGTgtaaaaaatgtgcaaagaaacAAATGCTTGAATACTCACTCCCCAATCTGCCCCtttcctaacacacacacacacacacacacacacacacacacacacacacacacacatctccaaACCTGATCTGGgatctccttttattttcctcaagACTATGTTAATCTAGAAGGTGAATCAGATAACACTGAATTCAAATTCCAGGTCAAACACCAGTGCCTTTTTATTTAGTTAGAAATGCGCCAGGTGTTGATGAATGGCCTCTCTGATGTAACCCGCCATCCTGAAAGCCTTGAAGTTGAGAGACCCTTCTCCTGTTCCTTTGTGTCCTATCACCACAAGGTATACAGACTCGATCTGAACTACTGTCACTGCCTGGCTGCCCCGACTCTGGCCTTTGGTGTGGAGGTCCATGGTGTTGTTGCCTTCAGTGTACAGGTTGTCCCGGATCAACAAGCATTTGGTCCCTGTAAGGGTGATTCCCTGAAGAAAcaacttttctctctcctctctcaccaGCAAGATCTGCATTTCTTCCTGGGTCAATTGGAACAAGTTGACTTCAGGATAAGAAGCTAACAACCAGGGAGGGGAATTGGTGATTATCGCTGCATCACAGCACATTCCAGTCTGTAGGAAGAGGGTGATGTAGTCTTGCCAGACTTCTTCACTAATATCCCCTATGCACTGCATGATTCAAGTAAGCTGTATCTGAAAGATGAAAAGAGTGCTTTCTGGCAAGTTGGTCTTCAAAAGAAGTTGGTTGGTAGTTGGCCCAAGATGACTGATAAACTGAAACTGAAATAAGCTAAAAGCACAGTTCGTTTCTGATGGCTTCTCCTCAGAAACAAGGTGGAGGAGGTCTTGATGACTTGTGTGAAGTTATGCCCCAACTGCCCTCTGCTGTGACTTATCAAGCTACCTCTGGAGCAGGAGTGAGGTCACAAAGGCTCTGTGGCTTCTTAAATAGTCATAATGCACCACTTCATGGGTGACTTTTGGCAGTAGCTTTCTTAGGTTATAGCTCCAGCTAGTGAGATATTGGGGCAAAGCACACCTACTTACTTCCCTAGGATACCATGGGAAGGACACCAACCCCTAATAGCAGAAAATCCCTCAAAGTAGAAAATAAGTGGGTCATAACTGAGTTGGAGGTTTGCATATAAAGCAGGACAGGTGAGGTTTAGTGTGGCAACTAGTATCTCAGACGTTGGCTAATCTAAGATCTGAGCTCTAGGTACAAAGTCAAAATGTCCACAGGCTCACTGGCTTACAACCTTTTGGGGATAAACATAATAGCCTCCTAATGATTTCCTTGCCTCCAGACTCTTTCCCTTTAGTTGTTTACCTTCTGGCCCACACCAGCTGTGAGTCTAGagtaattcattttcatttagtcattcagcaagtatttatcaAGCATTAACTATGTGCCAAGTATTTTTCTAAGCACTGGGGTACAGTAATGCACAGAGAAAAACCTCATGGGGTTGATATCATAAtggcagaaaacaaataaataatagatgaTAGTATCCctttcacagaaaatattttacaagtcTAATACTTTCTTCTTCCATAATTTTCCTCTTAGTCCCAGGCCTTCTCTACTCCTGTGGGGGTCCAATCTGACATGTGACTCTTCTGCAACCTTTGACAATTCACCATCTGTATCTTAATTTCCTCTGAAATGACACTAACTTGCCTTAAGGAGGGAATGTTAGGAGGAATGATTAAATTTAATGGTGGAGAAAATCTGGGATAGCttagaaaattcatttattcaacaaatatttattgagtacctactgtgttccaggcctgTTCTAGACTTTGGAGATCTAGCAGTGGACagaaagtccctgccctcatgaagctgaCATCCTAGAGGGGGAGACAAATAACTGAGAAAGACATTTATAGCATATCAGGTGGTGTTgataactataaagaaaaaatgttaagaagaTAGAGAATGCTGGGGAAGAAGTGGTGGCGGTTTTATTTAATATGAGGTGCTCGAGTAAGGATTCTCTGATATTGTGACATTTAATCAGAGACCTGACAGAAATGAGGGAGTGAACATGTGGATTTCTGGGGGAAGAGCGTTctaagcagaaggaacagcaagtgctcGTGAGGCAGGAGCATGTCTGGTATATTTGAGAAAGAACAAGAAGATCAATATGACTTAAACAGAGAAAGCAAAGGGTGATAGAAGGTATAGTCAGAGAGGCACTAGGCTTAGATCATATGTAGGGCTTCATAGGCCATGTAAGgatttggcttttactctgagatgGGGAGCCACTGGTAGGTTTTAAGCAAAGGAGAGATGTCTCTATAGATTCTAGAGTCTAGAAGATGCTATGTAAAGAATAGATGCTAGGGGAACCAGGGCCAAAACATGGAGACTAGACTATGACAATAATCCAGGCTAGATAAATAGAGGTTGGGGCCAGAATACA includes these proteins:
- the LOC138413962 gene encoding profilin-1-like, translated to MQCIGDISEEVWQDYITLFLQTGMCCDAAIITNSPPWLLASYPEVNLFQLTQEEMQILLVREEREKLFLQGITLTGTKCLLIRDNLYTEGNNTMDLHTKGQSRGSQAVTVVQIESVYLVVIGHKGTGEGSLNFKAFRMAGYIREAIHQHLAHF